A single region of the Penaeus monodon isolate SGIC_2016 chromosome 18, NSTDA_Pmon_1, whole genome shotgun sequence genome encodes:
- the LOC119584774 gene encoding uncharacterized protein LOC119584774 — translation MEQQGLTPHNCIPPLYKLDGNVATSNHDKAELLASFFSQKMRVCEPDRTLPHLPSLTNQRLNTMVIGIVLKVMKSFFDIRHLFSSKQFGFGSIRSVCALLPQLVSNWNKSLDAGKKNYIIALDIAGSFDRVWYKGTISKLKGFGIDGDLLKLNEYYLRGRTLQLVVNGSGGLLLWDVCFIEILHVIPESHAYTDD, via the exons ATGGAGCAGCAGGGCCTCACACCTCATAATTGCATTCCGCCACTTTATAAGCTAGATGGTAACGTAGCAACATCTAATCACGACAAAGCTGAACTACttgcctcctttttctctcaGAAGATGCGAGTTTGTGAACCTGACCGCACCCTTCCTCACCTTCCATCACTGACAAATCAGAGACTAAACACAATGGTCATTGGAATCGTTTTAAAAGT AATGAAAAGTTTCTTTGACATCAGACACCTATTTAGCAGCAAGCAGTTTGGCTTTGGATCGATTAGATCAGTATGCGCCCTGCTGCCACAACTAGTCTCCAATTGGAACAAATCCCTTGATGCTggcaaaaaaaactatataattgcCCTGGATATTGCTGGTTCCTTCGACAGAGTGTGGTACAAAGGCACTATTTCCAAACTAAAAGGTTTTGGCATTGATGGTGACCTGCTGAAACTGAATGAATATTATCTACGAGGAAGAACTCTTCAACTTGTGGTAAACGGTTCAGGTGGCTTGCTCCTATGGGATGTCTGTTTCATTGAGATTCTACATGTAATTCCAGAATCCCATGCATACACTGACGACTGA